From the genome of Carnobacterium viridans:
TTCAGGTTTACATATCCAATTTTTGATAGCAGGGCTAACGTACATTTTATGGAGAGTAGGTGTGACACGTGAGCACACGTATATCCTTTTATTTATTTTTCTTCCTATATATGGAAGTTTGACTGGTTGGGGAACCAGTATTTTTAGAGCTGTTGTGATGAGTCTCATCAGTCAGACGGGTTCGCGTATTCGTAGACCTATTTCCGGATTAGATGCGTGGTCATATACACTGATTATCGGGCTTTGGATAGATCCATATCAATTATTTTCTATAGGTTTTCAATTAAGCTATCTACTTAGTTTGGCTTTGATTTTATTTTCGACGTCGTTGTTCAACCAATCAAAATACAGCACTATCAATAGCTTATCCATTTCTTTTGTTTTAACACTTATTTCTATACCGATTCTCAGTTTCCATTTTTTTGAGTTTTCGTGGATTGGAATGTTTGCTAATTTGCTTTTTGTTCCATTATTTACGTGGTTCATTATGCCCTTGATGATTGTATTGTTTTTTTGTTCTTATATTCTTTCGGGAACACTATTTTTTCAGTTTCTTATACACATAGCGGAATATTCGTTGGGCATGATTGAATGGCTAGTATTAAAGATCAGACTTTTTCCATATGGTACGATTGTTACTGGAAAAGTTCCTATGGTGTTATTTATTGTAACGGTGGTGGTCATGGTTATTTTTTTGATCGCATTAGAGCAGCAAAAGAAAAAGAAGAGCTCTCTTTTTTTGCTGGTAATTGTTTTCATAGTCTTTATTCACTATCAGAAATACAGCCCATTTGGAGAAGTTTTGATACTAGATGTAGGTCAAGGAGACGCAACTTTAATTAAAGAGCCTTTTGGAAAAGGAGTCTACTTAATAGACACAGGCGGGGCACTAGCGTTTGAAAAAGAAGAATGGCAAATAAGGAAAAAACAGTCAACGGTGGCAAGTCGTGTGTTGATTCCAGTGATTAAATCGTTAGGTGTAACCCAATTAGATCAAGTGTTGATTACTCATGGAGATGAAGACCACATGGGTGAATTAATTGAACTAGCTCAAGGTATCGAAATTAAGGAACTTATTTTCCCAGTAGGGACAACCAAAAAACAATCATTCTTTGATGCAGCTCAATCATTAGAAAAAAGTGGTGTGCCCTTACGTACAGTTAGTGCTAAACAATCACGAGACCAACTTTTTGGACCTTCTTTAACTGTTTTGTGGCCCTTAGATGATGGTGAAGGTGAAAACAATGATTCTCTTGTATTGTATGGG
Proteins encoded in this window:
- a CDS encoding DNA internalization-related competence protein ComEC/Rec2, giving the protein MKGYVLFSAVSCLLCAIVILNPNWLSIILFLIWLIRLLFTRRKKWIIYSCLFMSVTAFFVGVEKYNNQTRLSMDTQNFLIEMDPNRLKIDGDQVQFYGTVTQAGETLKCSEEIVVFYRLSTKEEKDYWEKQQKTASFVVIGSLMKPEKNRNLNQFDYQRYLSHNKIHWMLEATSIQAHSGPEKQTFLDLINLKNIRQTILFHIESKTTIPVSSYIKTLLFADTASIDDQVMNGYKEIGIIHLLSISGLHIQFLIAGLTYILWRVGVTREHTYILLFIFLPIYGSLTGWGTSIFRAVVMSLISQTGSRIRRPISGLDAWSYTLIIGLWIDPYQLFSIGFQLSYLLSLALILFSTSLFNQSKYSTINSLSISFVLTLISIPILSFHFFEFSWIGMFANLLFVPLFTWFIMPLMIVLFFCSYILSGTLFFQFLIHIAEYSLGMIEWLVLKIRLFPYGTIVTGKVPMVLFIVTVVVMVIFLIALEQQKKKKSSLFLLVIVFIVFIHYQKYSPFGEVLILDVGQGDATLIKEPFGKGVYLIDTGGALAFEKEEWQIRKKQSTVASRVLIPVIKSLGVTQLDQVLITHGDEDHMGELIELAQGIEIKELIFPVGTTKKQSFFDAAQSLEKSGVPLRTVSAKQSRDQLFGPSLTVLWPLDDGEGENNDSLVLYGKIGQFNWLFTGDIEEAGEAKLTALYPNLRVDILKVAHHGSQTSTSESFIQKIKPKTALISCGLNNRYNHPNEDVLKRLASLNAAVYRTDLQGSFRYTYADYLPQGLKKDFQTILK